The genomic stretch AGCCCGCCGCGCCTTCGAGAGCTTCTCGCAGACTAGCAAGGAAGAGCGACTTACGCTGCTGCGCGCGATCCAGGCGGAGATCGAAAACCGCAAGGAGGACCTCGCCACCGCGGTCAGCGACGAAATGGGCGCTCCGATGAGTCTCGCCAACGGCCCGCATGTCGGACTGCTCGCCGGGCACTGCGCCAAGGCCATCGAAGTGCTCGAGGGGTTCTCGTTCGAGCGGCAGGACGGCCCGACGCTGCACGTTTGGGAGCCGATCGGCGTGGTCGGCATGATCACGCCGTGGAACTGGCCGCTCAACCAGATCGCCTGCAAGGTCTTCCCCGCGCTGGCGACCGGCAACACGATGGTGCTGAAACCGAGCGAGATCGCGCCGTTCAACGCCTATATCTTTGCCGAGATCATGGATGCGGCCGGTGTTCCGGCAGGCGTTTTCAACCTCGTCAACGGCGACGGGCCGGGTGTGGGCGAGGCCATCAGCGGCCATCCCGACATCGACATGGTCAGTTTCACCGGATCGACTCGTGCGGGCGTGCTCATCGCCAAGAATGCCGCGGACACGGTCAAGCGCGTGGCGCAGGAACTGGGCGGCAAGAGCCCCAATATCGTGCTCGACGACAGCGCGTTCGCCAAGTCGGTCGCCAAGGGGACGGTCGGCATGATGGGCAATTCGGGCCAGACCTGTACTGCGCCGAGCCGCATGCTGGTGCCGCATGCGCGCATGGAGGAGGCCAAGGCGGCAGCCAAGGAAGCCGCCGAGGGTGTGATGCCCGGCGATCCGAAGGGCAATGCCGCGATCGGTCCGGTGGTCAGCCGCACGCAATGGGACAAGATCCAGGGGCTGATCGAAAAGGGTATCAAGGAAGGCGCCACGCTGGTCGCAGGCGGCCCCGGCAAGCCCGAGGGGCTGGAGACCGGCCACTACGTCAAGCCGACCGTGTTCGCCGATGTCGATAACGACATGACCATCGCGCGCGAGGAAATCTTCGGACCGGTCCTGACCATCATCGGCTACGAAGACTACGACGATGCTATCCGCATCGCCAATGACACCGAATACGGTCTCGCCAGTGCGATTACGGGCGAAGATATCGAACAGGCCCGCAGCCTCGCCAAGCGCATCCGTGCCGGCCGGGTCGCGATCAACGGCGGCTACGACATGAATGCGGCCTTCGGCGGCTACAAGAAGTCGGGCAACGGCCGCGAATGGGGGGAGTGGGGCTTCCATGACTTCCTCGAAGTGAAAGCCGTGATGGGGCATAGCTGATGGCGGGCCGGCATTTCGACGAATGGAAGGTGGGCGACCGGATCGAGCATGAGATCCGGCGCACCGTCACCGAAACGGACAACCTCCTGTTCACGACGATGACTCACAATCCGCAGCCGTTGCATCTCGATGCCGAAGCGGCGAAGGAGAGCGAGTTCGGCCAGATCCTCGTCAACGGCACCTTCACCTTCTCGCTGATGGTGGGGCTGTCCGTCGGGGACACTACGCTCGGCACGCTGGTGGCCAATCTCGGTTACGACAAGCTGGTGATGCCGAAACCCGTGTTCATCGGCGATACGCTGCACGCGACGAGCGAGGTGATCGGCCTGCGCGAAAGCAAGTCGCGCCCCGGATCGGGCATCGTCACTTTCGTGCACGAGGCGATCAACCAGCGCGGCGAAACCGTCTGCCGGTGCGAGCGTTCGGCGTTGCTGAAGTCCGCAGCTGCCTGACAGCGAATACTTTTTCGCTTCTCGCACGTTGAGAGCGCTGAGGAGAGCAGGATGAGCAAGGAGGAGCCCGAGGGCGTCGAGGAAGTCCTCGGGCAGCTCGACGACCTGACGACGAAGTCGGGCAAGGTCTGCATCAGCGACGTACTCGACGATTTCGGCGGGCGCAGCTTCGGCCCGTTCATCATGCTGCCGGCTCTGCTGGAGCTTACTCCGGTGGGCGGAATACCCGGCGTCCCGACCTTCCTGGCCGCACTCATCGCGCTCGTCGCCGTCCAGTTGCTCATTGGCAAGGAGCACATATGGATGCCCGGCTTTCTCCAGAACCGGGCGGTAGAAAGCAAGAAACTGCACAAGGGGATCGCTAAGCTGCGTGGTGTCGCGCACTGGCTCGACGAGCACAGCCACGGGCGGCTGAAACCGATGACGCAGGGCGTGTGGGTCAAGATCGCCGCGCTGGTGGTGATCCTGTTGTGCATGACCGTCCCGCCGCTCGAAGTTCTTCCTTTCGCCAGTAGCGGCCCCATGCTGGCGATTGCCGCCATCGGCCTCGCACTGACAGTGCGCGACGGCGTGGTCATGCTGGTCGCCCTGGTGCTCGGCATCGCGGCGATCGGCGGAGGGACGTACTACTACTACACCTCCGACGAGGAGGAGGGCGGCGACCAGGCGGCAATGACCTCAATGGTGATTGAGCGTTTCGCTGCCTGAGAGCGAAAATATCGCGGGCACAGTCAACTTGCCATTCACCGTAGCGATCCTACATTACCGACGATGAAAGGATTCCGCGCATGAGCGACCAGAACACTCCGCCCGAGCCCGAGGGCAACGGCCCGAACCCGTGGGTGAAGAGCCTGATGGTTTGGGGCGGTATTTTCCTCGCCCTGCTGATGGTGGTGTCCGCCTTCGGTGGCGGTGGCCAGGGCAGCGGCGCGCAGATCCTCTACTCCGACTTCCGCAGTAAGGTAGCCGAAGGATCGGTCGCCTCGGTGCAAATCTCGGACACCCAGATTACCGGCGAAATGAAAAACGGCGAAGCGTTCACCACCATGCGCGTCCCCGACGATGGGTCGCTGACCGAGCTGCTGAACGAGAACGGCGTGCAGTATACGGGTAAGGAAGCCGATAGCGGCAATATCCTGCTGTACGCTCTGATTCAGATTCTGCCTTTCATCCTGATCCTCGGCATTGCGGTGTTTGCACTGCGCCAGGTGCAGAAGGGTGGCGGCGCTGGCGGTGCGATGGGCTTCGGCAAGTCCAAGGCCAAGTTGCTGACCGAACGCCAGGGCAAGGTGACGTTCGACGATGTCGCCGGCATTGACGAGGCACGCGAGGAACTCGAAGAAATCGTCGAGTTCCTGAAAGACCCCAGCCGCTTCTCTAAGCTCGGCGGCCAGATTCCAAAGGGCGCGTTGCTGGTGGGCTCGCCCGGTACCGGCAAGACGCTGCTCGCCCGCGCCATTGCAGGCGAGGCAGGCGTGCCCTTCTTCACCATTTCGGGTTCGGACTTCGTTGAAATGTTCGTTGGCGTCGGCGCGAGCCGTGTGCGCGACATGTTCGAACAGGCGAAGAAAAACGCGCCCTGCATCCTCTTCATCGACGAGATCGACGCCGTCGGCCGCAGCCGTGGCCACGGGCTCGGGAATTCCAACGACGAGCGCGAGCAGACGCTGAACCAGCTGCTGGTCGAGATGGACGGTTTTGAGGCGAACGAGGGCATCATCATCATCGCGGCGACCAACCGTCCCGATGTGCTGGACCCTGCGCTGCTGCGCCCGGGCCGCTTCGACCGCCAGGTCGTTGTGCCGGTGCCGGACATCGATGGGCGGGAGAAGATTCTTGCCGTCCACATGAAGAAACTGCCGCTGGCTCCCGACGTGAACCCCCGCACGATCGCACGCGGCACGCCGGGGTTCTCGGGCGCGGATCTTGCGAACCTCTGCAACGAAGCCGCCCTGCTGGCTGCGCGCCGCAACAAGCGCCTCGTCGCCATGCAGGAATTCGAGGACGCGAAGGACAAGGTCATGATGGGCGCGGAACGTCGCTCCATGGTCATGACCGAGGACGAAAAGAAGATGACCGCCTATCACGAAGCTGGCCACGCGCTGGTTTCGCTGAACGAGCCGGCATCCGACCCGATCCACAAGGCCACCATCATCCCGCGTGGCCGCGCACTGGGCATGGTGATGCGCCTGCCGGAGCGGGACAGCTATTCATACCACCGCGACAAGATGCATGCGAACCTCGCCGTGGCCATGGGCGGCCGCGTGGCGGAAGAAATCATCTTCGGCCACGACAAGGTCTCGAGCGGCGCATCTGGCGACATCCAGTATGCCACCGACCTCGCCAAGAATATGGTCACCAAATGGGGCATGTCCGACAAGCTCGGCCCGCTGCAATACGAGCAGAGCCAGGAAGGCTATCTCGGCATGGGTCAGACCGCCCGGACGATGTCGGGCGCGGAAACCAACAAGCTGATCGACGAAGAGATCAAGCGGCTGGTGGAAGAAGGCCTCAAGCGTGCGACCGACATCCTCACCGATCAGGAAGATAAGCTGCACCTGCTGGCACAGGCAATGCTCGAATACGAAACGCTGACCGGCGACGAGATCGACCAGCTCATGAAAGACGGCAAGCTCAACCGCCCGGACGAGCCGAAAGGCCCGATTTCGGTCAAGCCGTCTGCCGGGGCTGCCGTTCCGAAGGCCGGCAAGAAGTTCGGCGGCGGCACCGCGCCGCAACCGGGCTGATAGGACCCGCGTCTGGCGTTTAGCCGGGATTCAGCAAACATCGTCGAAGGCTCCGTTCCTGATCCAGGGACGGAGCCTTTTTTTATGCGAACATACCTCATGGCCAGCCTCGGCCTGCTGGCGCTTGCCACTTCTGCAACCGCAGGGCCGGCCGATGTAAATGCGCAAGCTTTCTATGCCGATGCGCAGCAACTCATGGGGAAGGGCATGCGTGCGATGTTCGACAAGCGAACCAAACCCCGGATGGCGCAACTCAAGGCCGCTGCGGAATTGGCCAAGGCCGAGAACGACCGGGCGACTGCCAAGGGGCAGCCGATCTATTGCGTCAGCGATGCAGAGCGAAAGAAGGGTCTCAACGCCAACGCCGTCGTTGAAATGCTCGGAGCCGTGCCGGAGAGCGAGCGACGCCGCATGACGTTGGCTCAAGCGTGGCGCGCCGCGCTGATTCGCGAATACCCCTGCCGCTGATCGCCGCTGCGGAAACGCGACAGGCAATTCGCGCGTTATAGGGTCAGAACACCAAGATTGATGAGGAAATCGCCATGAACCGTCTCGCCATTGCCAGCCTTGCCGCCATCGCTCTCGCAGGCGTTACCGCCTGCTCCGAACAGACCCAGCAGGATGCCGCGCGCACAGCCGATCTCGCCGAGGACGATGCGCAAGCCAATCTTCAGGTCGCCGGGGAAGCGATCGAGGAAGGCGCGATCGAAGCTTCCGACGCAGTGAGCGAGGGGGCGGCGAATCTGCGCGACAATCTCGAAGCTGGCGACACCGAGGAACCCGGCCCCGCCCCGATCACCGGTGGCGAACCGGCGCGCGACTAGAACGCGCCCAGCAGCAGGAGCAGCTGCAGGAACAGCAGGGCGACGATGTTGATGAAGATCATCAGCACCGCCAGACGCCAGATCGCCGATCTGCGGCGCAGGGCGTAGGCTCCGCGCAATTGCTTGTAGATATGGATCGGTGGGATGAAGGCGATCATCGTGCCGTAAAGCCATTCGGGCGCGCCGATCTTTACCAGCACCGAAATCACGATGAACAGCAGCGACATGAAGGCGATCGAGTAGGTCACGAAGATCGCGTGGTCGTACGCCCCGAAGCGCCGCTTCCAGAAGAAGAGCAGCCACACGAAAGGCACCGATAGCGGGATCAGCAGCCAGCTGAATTTGTAGCTGTTGGCCTGCAGCTTGTAGAGCATGAGGCCGGGGTTGCTGCGCCATTTCTTCACGATCCCCTGATCGATCAGATCGATACCGGTCAGATTGATCGACTGGCTTTGCCGGTTTCCGTCCTTGTCTCGAAAGGCATAGTCCTCGCCTGCATCGATGGCTTCGATGGCCGTGGTCAAACCGTCGATCTGGTCGTCGATCTCGGCACGGCGCTCGGGATTGCTCTCGCCGACAGCACCGCGTTCCTGCTCGAGGGCGGCTTTTGCTTCTACCGCCTTGGCCCGCGCGGAAAAGCCTGCCTGATCGATTTCGCTCGGCGCGGTCAGGCCAACGACCTGGAACACGGCGAACATCAGGAAGATCGAGAACAGGAACAGCGCCATCGGGCTGACGAAGCGCTTGCGCTCGCCCTCGATATAGCGCCGGGTCAGCTCGCCGGGCTTGAACGCCAGCATCGGCAGGGTCTTCCAGGTCTTGCCTTCGAAATGCAGCGCACCGTGCAGCAGATCGTGCATGAAAGCGCCGACCGTGCGGTGCAGATGCGCTTTTTGACCGCAAGAGTGACAGTGACTGCCGATCAGCTCGGTGCCGCAATTGAGGCAGGCGCCTTCCGCGAAGTGTCCATCCTCCAGCTCGCGATGCTCCGGCTGGGTCTGGCTGCCCTTGCCGACCGCTTTCGCGAACAGCCCGCCTTCCACGGCCGTACCCAATGCTTCACCGATCTCGCTCACGCCCACCTCCGGCACCCGTCATAAGAAACGACGCGCCGAAGGTCATCCCCCAACATGACGCGGAACATATTGGGAACGACGCCGTTGGTTCGGCAAAGGAGAATTCCATCATGACTGCAACGAAGCCAGCCGAACGTCCCAAGACCGACCCCGTCTCGAATGCAGAAAAGGACCCCGACAACTGGACCACCGGCGACGAGCGCATGACCGGCGCGCAGGCAAGCTATCTCAAGACCCTGTGCGAAGAAGCCGGCTGTCCAGATCGCTACGATCCTGAGCTGACCAAGGCTGACGCATCCAAAATGATCGACGAATTGCAGGCGGAAACCGGCCGCGGGCAATAACCCCTAAACAAAAAGGCCGCCCGTGAGGCGGCCTTTCCATTCATATCCTGTTCCCCGCGATCAGCCGTCGTAATCGGCGCCGATCGAGGTGGAGCGGGTCGGGGCCGACGCAGTGATGCGAAGGGCTTCGGCCGACTGGCTGAGCGAGCCGACCTCATCGATCTCGTCATCGTCGTCCGGCAGGATCTTCTGCAGATTGGTGACCGCTGCTTCCTGCAGGTCCTTCGGCTTGACCGACTGCTCCGCAATTTCCCGCAGGGCGACGACCGGGTTCTTGTCGCGATCGCGATCGATGGTCAGTTCCGCACCGCCGGAAATCTCGCGCGCACGCTGGGCAGCCAGCAGGACGAGATCGAAACGGTTGGGGACCTTATCTACGCAGTCTTCGACGGTAACGCGCGCCATGGGGCACTCCGATGCAAATCAAGTGATTCCGGGAAAGAGCGCGACATAGGTGCGGCGCGGCTTTTCGTCAAGGAATTGCGCCGCGCCGCCAGCCGTTCTAGGCCGGTCCTGCATGGGGAGCGATCAACTCTACGCGCAGCAGGCTGCGCATGACGTCTGGCAGGACGACGAGCCCTTCGACGTCGAGGCGCAGGGCCATCGCCTCACCATCTACCCGGCCGGTGGAGACCGGCTCGAGGCATTGGTAGAGCTGATAGAAGGCGCACAACGCTCGCTCAGGCTGTTCTACTACATGTTCGTCGACGACGAGATCGGCACGCGCGTGCGCGATGCGCTGGTCGAAGCGGCCCGGCGCGGGGTATCGGTTTGCCTGATCGTCGACGGGTTCGGCGAGGACGTGGCCGATGATTTCTTCGATGAATTCAAGGAAGCCGGCGGGCAATACGACCGCTTCATGGCCAAGTGGTCGCGCCGTGCGCTGATCCGCAATCACCAGAAGATGGCGATCGTCGACGAAAAGGTCGCGATGATCGGCGGCTTCAATATCGAGAAGGCCTATTTCGAAGGGCCGGAAGCAAACGGCTGGCACGATCTGGGCGTGAAGCTGGAAGGACAAGCGGTCGAGCAATTGCTGGCCTGGTGGGACGAGCTGGCCGACTGGGTGGCGCAGCCGCGTGCGCAGTTCCGCTCGATTGTGCGCAAGGTCACCAAATGGAGCCCGCCCAGGGGGCCGGTGCGCTTGCTGATCGGCGGGCCGACCAAGGGCCTGTCCAGCTGGGCGCGCTGCGTTTCGGAGGATCTGGAGAAAGGCGACCGGCTCGACATGGTGATGGCCTACTTCTCACCGTCGAAGAAAATGCTCGGCCGGATCGGTCAGACTGCGTTGCGAGGCGAGGCGCGGTTGGTCATGGCCGCCAAGTCCGACAATGGCGCGACTATCGGCGCGACCCGATCGCTCTATCATTACCTCTTGAACAAGAATGCCAAGATCTGGGAATTTCGCCCCTGCAAGCTGCACATGAAGCTGCTGGTGATCGACGATGCGGTTTATCTCGGCAGCGCCAATTTCGACATGCGCAGCCTTTACGTGAACCTTGAGCTGATGCTGCGGATCGAAGATGCGGACTTCGCCGATCGCATGCGCGACTTTATCGCGCAGCATCATACCGCGTCCAAGCAGATCACACCGGAAGAGCACCGCAAGCATTCCACGCTGTGGAACCGCATCCGCTGGAACCTCAGTTGGTTCCTCGTCGCGGTGGTCGATTACAATGTGGCGCGCAGGCTGAATCTCGGCCTCTGACCTTCTGCGGAACGAGCGGCGACGCTGGGGCGTAGCCTAACCGTGAAGGAGAATTCGATGCGTATTGTGATGCTGCCCGTCCTTGTCGGCGCTCTTGTTGGTTGTGCCGAGCCGGTCGAAGAGGATGAGGGGGCGATCGAGCAGCCAGTCCCGATGACATCGGTCGACGCGCCGGCGAATACGCTTCCGCTGGTGCCTGGCGTTGTAAGTGAGACGATGCGGAGCGAGGCGAACCTCGTTTCCGACCTCGGATGTGTTTTCCGCCGGGGCGAGGAAACCCTGCTGGCAGCAGCAGCGAATTCGGTCTCTGCCGAAAGCGCGGAGGCGCTGATCGTTCTGGACGGCAGTCCCGTTGAACTCGAAATGAATGGCGGGGGCGGCTACAATACGTTGAGCCGGGGGGCGAGTTTCGCAGGCCCCGATGGACTTGAAGTCGAAGTAGAAGTCCGCGCCTCTGCACCCGTAAGCGAGACGCCGGCACCCGTCGTGGCGGAACCGAACTTCACCGGCAGCCTGAATCTCAGACGCGGCTCGCAGACCGTAACCTTGGAAGGTACCTACAATTGCGGGATCGATGCGGTGGACGAACCTCAGTCGTAATCCTCGTAATTCCGCACGTCAGGGCTGCTGAACTTGGTATACTCGCTGTGGAACAATAGCGGCACGTTACCGGTCGAGCCGTGACGCTGCTTGGCGACGATCAGCGTCGCCTTATTGACCAGCTCCAGATGGCGGGCCTCCCATTCGGCATATTTCATCCGCACCTCTTCGGAGGAGGTTTCGTCGGGCGTGTCGGGTTTGGTGGCGTTGTGATAATATTCGGCGCGGAAGATGAACCACACCATGTCGGCGTCCTGCTCGATCGAGCCGGATTCGCGCAAATCGGCGAGTTGCGGGCGTTTGTCCTCGCGCTGTTCGACCTGACGCGAGAGCTGCGACAGGGCGATCACCGGCACATGCAGCTCCTTGGCGAGCGTCTTGAGACCGCGGCTGATCTCCGAAATCTCGTTCACCCGGTTGTCGCTCGCGCGGCCCGATCCCTGCAGCAGCTGCAAATAGTCGACCACCACCAGCCCGATATCGTGC from Qipengyuania profundimaris encodes the following:
- the rpoZ gene encoding DNA-directed RNA polymerase subunit omega, which codes for MARVTVEDCVDKVPNRFDLVLLAAQRAREISGGAELTIDRDRDKNPVVALREIAEQSVKPKDLQEAAVTNLQKILPDDDDEIDEVGSLSQSAEALRITASAPTRSTSIGADYDG
- the ftsH gene encoding ATP-dependent zinc metalloprotease FtsH, which gives rise to MSDQNTPPEPEGNGPNPWVKSLMVWGGIFLALLMVVSAFGGGGQGSGAQILYSDFRSKVAEGSVASVQISDTQITGEMKNGEAFTTMRVPDDGSLTELLNENGVQYTGKEADSGNILLYALIQILPFILILGIAVFALRQVQKGGGAGGAMGFGKSKAKLLTERQGKVTFDDVAGIDEAREELEEIVEFLKDPSRFSKLGGQIPKGALLVGSPGTGKTLLARAIAGEAGVPFFTISGSDFVEMFVGVGASRVRDMFEQAKKNAPCILFIDEIDAVGRSRGHGLGNSNDEREQTLNQLLVEMDGFEANEGIIIIAATNRPDVLDPALLRPGRFDRQVVVPVPDIDGREKILAVHMKKLPLAPDVNPRTIARGTPGFSGADLANLCNEAALLAARRNKRLVAMQEFEDAKDKVMMGAERRSMVMTEDEKKMTAYHEAGHALVSLNEPASDPIHKATIIPRGRALGMVMRLPERDSYSYHRDKMHANLAVAMGGRVAEEIIFGHDKVSSGASGDIQYATDLAKNMVTKWGMSDKLGPLQYEQSQEGYLGMGQTARTMSGAETNKLIDEEIKRLVEEGLKRATDILTDQEDKLHLLAQAMLEYETLTGDEIDQLMKDGKLNRPDEPKGPISVKPSAGAAVPKAGKKFGGGTAPQPG
- a CDS encoding DUF3667 domain-containing protein codes for the protein MSEIGEALGTAVEGGLFAKAVGKGSQTQPEHRELEDGHFAEGACLNCGTELIGSHCHSCGQKAHLHRTVGAFMHDLLHGALHFEGKTWKTLPMLAFKPGELTRRYIEGERKRFVSPMALFLFSIFLMFAVFQVVGLTAPSEIDQAGFSARAKAVEAKAALEQERGAVGESNPERRAEIDDQIDGLTTAIEAIDAGEDYAFRDKDGNRQSQSINLTGIDLIDQGIVKKWRSNPGLMLYKLQANSYKFSWLLIPLSVPFVWLLFFWKRRFGAYDHAIFVTYSIAFMSLLFIVISVLVKIGAPEWLYGTMIAFIPPIHIYKQLRGAYALRRRSAIWRLAVLMIFINIVALLFLQLLLLLGAF
- a CDS encoding exopolysaccharide biosynthesis protein; this encodes MSKEEPEGVEEVLGQLDDLTTKSGKVCISDVLDDFGGRSFGPFIMLPALLELTPVGGIPGVPTFLAALIALVAVQLLIGKEHIWMPGFLQNRAVESKKLHKGIAKLRGVAHWLDEHSHGRLKPMTQGVWVKIAALVVILLCMTVPPLEVLPFASSGPMLAIAAIGLALTVRDGVVMLVALVLGIAAIGGGTYYYYTSDEEEGGDQAAMTSMVIERFAA
- a CDS encoding phospholipase D-like domain-containing protein, encoding MGSDQLYAQQAAHDVWQDDEPFDVEAQGHRLTIYPAGGDRLEALVELIEGAQRSLRLFYYMFVDDEIGTRVRDALVEAARRGVSVCLIVDGFGEDVADDFFDEFKEAGGQYDRFMAKWSRRALIRNHQKMAIVDEKVAMIGGFNIEKAYFEGPEANGWHDLGVKLEGQAVEQLLAWWDELADWVAQPRAQFRSIVRKVTKWSPPRGPVRLLIGGPTKGLSSWARCVSEDLEKGDRLDMVMAYFSPSKKMLGRIGQTALRGEARLVMAAKSDNGATIGATRSLYHYLLNKNAKIWEFRPCKLHMKLLVIDDAVYLGSANFDMRSLYVNLELMLRIEDADFADRMRDFIAQHHTASKQITPEEHRKHSTLWNRIRWNLSWFLVAVVDYNVARRLNLGL
- a CDS encoding DUF3072 domain-containing protein, whose product is MTATKPAERPKTDPVSNAEKDPDNWTTGDERMTGAQASYLKTLCEEAGCPDRYDPELTKADASKMIDELQAETGRGQ
- a CDS encoding aldehyde dehydrogenase family protein — protein: MRDCTKFYIDGQWVDPVTKNTQPVENPATEETIGHINFGTKADVDKAVAAARRAFESFSQTSKEERLTLLRAIQAEIENRKEDLATAVSDEMGAPMSLANGPHVGLLAGHCAKAIEVLEGFSFERQDGPTLHVWEPIGVVGMITPWNWPLNQIACKVFPALATGNTMVLKPSEIAPFNAYIFAEIMDAAGVPAGVFNLVNGDGPGVGEAISGHPDIDMVSFTGSTRAGVLIAKNAADTVKRVAQELGGKSPNIVLDDSAFAKSVAKGTVGMMGNSGQTCTAPSRMLVPHARMEEAKAAAKEAAEGVMPGDPKGNAAIGPVVSRTQWDKIQGLIEKGIKEGATLVAGGPGKPEGLETGHYVKPTVFADVDNDMTIAREEIFGPVLTIIGYEDYDDAIRIANDTEYGLASAITGEDIEQARSLAKRIRAGRVAINGGYDMNAAFGGYKKSGNGREWGEWGFHDFLEVKAVMGHS
- a CDS encoding MaoC family dehydratase; translated protein: MAGRHFDEWKVGDRIEHEIRRTVTETDNLLFTTMTHNPQPLHLDAEAAKESEFGQILVNGTFTFSLMVGLSVGDTTLGTLVANLGYDKLVMPKPVFIGDTLHATSEVIGLRESKSRPGSGIVTFVHEAINQRGETVCRCERSALLKSAAA